Sequence from the Candidatus Methylopumilus planktonicus genome:
GATGGGTAGTTTTTTTGAGGTAATACTGAAGTATGTCTAACATATCCTGAATAGATATTTCATCAAGGAGGTTGTCTAGCGAAGTTAAAGTTTCGGTAATTTTATTCCACGCCTCATAAATACCTTCTTCATAAAGGTCTTTTGGACTTAAAAGGCTAGATTGAATACTCTTTAAATACTCATCAAAGGTCTTAATCCATGCAGAAGGGGTTCTTTTCTTTTTCCATTGATGATGTGAGGCTTGTATTTGATCTAAATGCTTCTTTAGAGAAGGAATTAAATCATTTAATCCTTCTGTCGACTCCAGGATTTCAATAAGTTCGTGAACTGAGACATTGCCCCTACGTTTTCTCTCTAATTGGTTAATAAGTCTATAGCGAAGACATAGCTCTTGGTTATCTGACCAACCGTTATGACTCAAGATATTTTTAAGTTCTTTTATATTGAAAAATCCTCGCGCGCTCAGCTCGATTAGTTTTATATTTAAATAAATGATGGATAAATGAAATAGAGGTGTATTTAAAGAAAACTGATAAATTCTTTTTTCTTGAGATAGGCTTGGGGTAAACGATTTAGGATGAAATGTTTTGTCAAGTAAGCTTGTAAGGCGATCTATGATTTGATCAAGCTGGGGCGTAACAATAAGTATTTTTTTATTTAGTTCTATTTGCTTTTTGCACCATTCAACAACTTGCACACATTCATGCTCTTCATTAAGAAAAATACGCGACTCTATATAAGGCTCTATTTTGGGCTCTTCAAAAAAGGTCACATCAATTTGAGTTTTACACGCACCAATAAATGATTCCTCAATAGGTGTTCTAAATCCAAAATTTACAAAATGAATAGGGTAGTCAATAGATATATCCTTATTCGTGATATGTTCAATAGCAATTTTTATAAGACTATTAAAAGTGATGATTTTTTTATCACTGCAATATTTTTTAAAGATTAAACGCCAGGCGTTAAAAAATGTATGCTCTTCGCTGCGCTCTTCACTTTTCAAGGTATTTTCGCCAATAAGAAATTGATCTATGAGACGATTAGCCTGGCTTGCAGTCTCACTTAAGCTTTCAATATTAGATAAATCAAATGAAGATTTTTTGTATTGTTTAATGCTGCTTTCCCATAATAACTTTTCTTCGATACCATTAAGAACTCGGTATGGCATATTGATGTTTGGATGTTTTTTAAAAAGATTATTAATAAAATCATTTAAAGCCATCACTTTTTCTTTTGAGTTAAAGTGTTGGCTTAATTTAAAAGCTTCTTTTGAATTACGACAGAGATATATAGGCTTTTGCTCAGAATGCATGCTTCTATTGTAAACTTATCCCCGTTAATTATTATTAAAAAATATGGCTGAACGCAAAAATTACATTACTAAACATGGGTACCAGTGTCTAAAAGACGAACTTGATTTTTTAGTTAAAGTCGATCGCCCTAAAGTAGTAGCAGATGTTTCCTGGGCTGCAAGCAATGGGGATCGCAGTGAGAATGGAGATTATATATATGGAAAAAAACGCTTACGTCAGATAGATGCAAGAGCCAAATTCTTATTTGGGCGTATTGATGAGGCTGTGGTAATTGATCCATCCACACAAGAACAGCAGGACAAGATTTTTTTCGGTGCATGGATCACTCTTCTTAATGAATCAGATGATTCAGAGTATCATTTTCGCATTGTAGGACAAGATGAGATTGATACAGAAAAAGGCTTTATTAGTTGGGTATCACCTATTGCTAAGGCGCTTTTGGGAAAAAACTTAGACGATGAAGTAAAAGTCGAAACCCCGGGTGGTTTAGTAAATTTTAGAATTATTGGTGTGTCATATCATGAGTAACAAAAGCCCTATAGTTTGTCATTTAATATGTAAGGTGATTGATTTTTTTGGGGATATTGGTGTTGCATGGCGCATAGCAAAACAACTTAAAGTTGATTTTAATATTGAGGTACATCTTCTTGTCGATGACCTTGTGACCACCCAAAGACTCATACCTTCACTCGATATTTCCCTAAAAAAACAAATGATCGATGGTATTAACATTTATTATTGTGATTTTAGTGACAATTCAAAATCACTTCCGTCACCCCCAGCTTTTGTATTTAATCTTTTTAATATTGATTTGCCTGCTTTATATAAAGCGCTTATGAAAACTAACAAGTCTAAATATATTGCGATTGAATATTTGTCAGCTGAGCCATGGGTAGATAATTTTCATTTAAAACCTTCTATAGATCCTGAATCTGGACTTATTAAAACTTTCTTCTACCCTGGCTTTACAAGACAAACAGGCGGCCTTATCCGAGAGAGAGATTTAATAGGACGTAGAGAGGCTTTTGTCCAAACTAGACGTGATAAAGTTATTAAGTCATTCGGTGGCAATCCTGACCTCTATTCAATATCCCTTTTTTATTACCCAATACAGAAAATTGAAGCTTTTTTAGATGTTATAGATACTATGAAGAAGCCTATTCAGTTTTTCATACCTCAATATTTGTTAGACATCTTAAAGATAAAAAAGAATTATCAGCATCTTCATATTATTTCCTACCCATTCTTAAGCCATGATGATTTTGATGATCTACTTTGGTCATGTAACCTTAATTTTGTGCGCGGTGAAGATAGTTGGATAAGAGCACTTTGGGCCGGTAAACCTTTTATTTGGCAGCCATATATCCAGGAAAACAATCTCCATTTAATTAAACTTAAAGCTTTTTTGAAGCGCTATTGTGAGGATTGTGAACAAAAGCTGTCAGAGATTTTAATTAAAACGCATGACGATTGGTCGAATAATAAATTTAACGAAGCTTTATGGCGTGATTTTTTCAAATATCATGCTTCTCTAGAGTCTTTAGCGTTGAAGCGCAGTCATTACTTCTTCAAAGAGCCTTCATTTGTTGAGAGTTTGGTTGATTATTGTTCTGAAACATAATTTTCGAGTATAATTTCTCCCTTTTATTTGGTAAGCATTCCCAAGGATCAATATTATGAAAATCGCTCAAGACCTTCGCGCTGGTAACGTCATTATGGTTGGCACTGACCCCATGGTCATTTTAAAAGCTGAATATAATAAGTCAGGTCGAAATTCAGCTGTGGTTAAGATGAAAATGAAAAATCTTTTGACTGAAGCGCCGAGCGAAAACGTTTATAACGCCAGTGATAAATTTGAAGTGATTGTTTTAGATAAAAAGGATGTCACTTATTCTTATTTTTCAGATCCTGCTTATGTATTCATGGATGGTGAATACAATCAATATGAAATTGATCCTGAAAATATGTCAGAAGCCTTAAATTTCTTAGAAGACGGCATGCCTTGTGAGGTTAAATTTTATAATGGAAAAGCTATTTCTGTAGAGCTTCCAAATTCTGTTACGCGTGAAATTACTTATACTGAGCCTGCTGTAAAAGGGGACACTTCAGGTAAGGTTATGAAGCCGGCTAAAATTAATACGGGCTTTGAAGTAATGGTGCCTTTATTCTGTAATACCGGTGACAAGATTGAAATTGATACGCGTACCTTAGAATACAAAAATCGCGTTTTATAATTTTAAGCAGTTCCCCCTACAACCAAACCGTCAATTTTCATAGTGGGTTGGCCTACACCTACCGGAACACTCTGACCTTCTTTACCGCAGGTCCCTACACCTGAATCCAAAGACATATCATTACCAATCATACTGACTTTCTTTAATACTTCAGGACCGTTCCCTATCAAAGTTGCACCCTTGACTGGATAGAGTAGTTTTCCGTCTTCAATCATCCAGGCTTCAGCTGCAGAAAATACAAACTTACCACTTGTGATATCTACTTGGCCGCCGCCAAAATTAACCGCATAAATCCCTTTTTTTACTGACTTGATAATTTCTTCGGGAGTTTTTGTGCCATTAAGCATATAAGTGTTTGTCATTCTCGGCATAGGCAGATGTGCATATGACTCTCTTCGTGCATTTCCAGTAATGGGCATATTCATGAGTCTCGCATTTAATGTATCTTGAATGTAGCCTTTTAGAATGCCATTTTCAATAAGTACTGTTCTTTGTGTTTCATTACCCTCATCGTCAATATTAAGTGAGCCTCTTCGATCTTTGATAGTGCCGTCATCAACAACAGTAATATCTTTTGCAGCCACTTGTGTGCCAATTTTATTGCTAAATGCTGAGCTACCTTTTCGATTGAAGTCACCTTCTAGGCCATGACCAATAGCTTCGTGAAGAAGAATGCCAGGCCATCCGGGGCCTAAGACAACTGTCATGCTCCCAGCCGGGGCTGGCTTGGCATCTAAGTTAGTTATGGCTTGATGGACTGCCTCCTGTGCATATTGTTTTAATATGTCGTCTGAGAAATATTCAAATCCAAAACGTCCACCACCACCTGATGAGCCTTGCTCTCTTTTTCCATTCGATTCTGCAATAACATTGATAGATAATCTTACTAAAGGTCTAATATCAGCAGCAATTTTTTGTTCATTATTAATAACAAATATCACTTCATATTCTCCAGCAATTGATGCTGTGACTTTGGTGATTCGCTCATCCATTTTTTTAGCAAAATTTTCTATTTTTTCAAGAATCTTAATTTTTGTTTCTGCAGGCACAGCCGAGAGGGGATCTTGAGTATTATATAAATTAGAAGTTATTTTTGGTTGATCTAGTTTATGATTTTGATTTAAGTTTTTTGAGGCAATGGCTTTAGCAATATTTGAAGAAGATAAAAGGGCTTCAATAGATATATCATCAGAATAAGCAAACGCAGATTTGTCTTTGTTAACAGCTCTGACACCTACACCCTGATCGATTGAGAAGCTTCCCGATTTAACTTGACCTTCTTCAAGTCCCCAGTACTCATTTTTAGTGTATTGAAAATAAAGATCTGCATAATCGACACCATGAGACATCATGCCATTGAGTATTTTACTTAGATCATGAATTTCAATACCAGATTGGGCGAGAAGTAAATCTTTTGCATATTCAATTTTATGTTCCATAGAAAATATTATTTTATAGTTCGATGTTTAAGTGCGGGCAAGGATTTGCGGATAGACTTAATATAGTCTTTGTTTAAATACCCAGTGATTACACCCGAGCCGCGTGCGAGTTTGTCTAATATTGTGCCCCACGGATCTACAATGATTGAATTACCATGTGTTTCTCTTCCTGATAAGTGGTAGCCTCCTTGAGCAGGTGCTAACACATAACATTGATTCTCAATTGCTCTTGCTCGAATTAGAATTTCCCAGTGCGCTTTACCAGTTGTTTCTGTAAAAGCTGACGGAATTACAAGAAGATCAATGTCTTTCATAGCTCTGAATAACTCTGGAAATCGTAGGTCGTAACAAATAGCAATACCAATTCTACCAAATGGCGAATCGACAACTACAATTTCAGAACCTGCTTCAATTAATTTATCTTCGCGATAATATTCCTCTCCCATATCAAATCCGAAAAGATGAATTTTGTCGTAGCGATGAACTAGGTTTCCTTTGTCATCATAAATTAAACAGCTATTTCTGATTTTATTTTTATCTTTTGAGACTAAAGGTATTGACCCGCCAATAATCCATACTTTATGTTTCTTGGCTTGCTTTGATAAGAATGACTGAACAATTCCTTGATCAGGTTTCTCTCTCGCTTTTAATTTCTCTGAATCCTTAGAAGTCATGATAGAGAAATATTCAGGTAGGGCAATAATTTTAGCGCCTTGATTGGCAGCAATTGTAATTAAATTTTCAGCTTCATTAAGATTTGAATTGATATCTGGCCCAGAAGCCATTTGAATGCCTGCAATCTTTACGATATCTTTATTTACTAATCTTGCTTTAGTTGTTTTTATTTTAGATTTAATGGCCATTATTATTTTTTATCATTAAATAAGTTCTTAGTGTTATCAATTGTTGTTTTAATTTTATCAGTCGCTGAATTATTCACCTCTTCTGGTTTTTCCCACGTACCAATAATTCTATATTCAGAGGTTAGTACTTTATTAAGCGGATCTTTGAGTATTTTTTGTGCGATAAATGCTACCGCACCTACAAGCGGGCCGCCTGCAAGTGCTGCAATTGACAAGCTATCACTAATATGAGGCGTTACTTTAAGATTTAAGTCCTGCGTCTCCTTGATGATATTTATTTCACCAGACATAAACACTTCAGCAGCTGGACCATCCATTCTAAAGTTACTTGTTTTCATAATGCCATTATTGACTCTAACAGCTACATTCATGGTATCAAGGACAAAGCCACTCCCAAATAAATCTCTAAAGTCTAAGCTGAGCCTTCTCGGTAAGCTTTGCAGGGTTAAGAGTCCAAAGAGCCTTCCTATGCCAGGCTCAACTTTTTGAACTATACCTTTACGTACATCAAGGTTGAAGGACCCATCTACTTTAGTTTTATCAAAAGAAAAAGGATTGCCTGGCCATCTCAATTGACCAGATACATCTGCTTCACCATCCTTTACAAAGTTAGGAAAGCCTAGGAAATTAAGTGTTTCACCTAGATTGCTGATCTTCCAGCTAAAATTAATATTAGAAATAGGGTTTTTATTCCAGCCTATCCAATCCCCCTCTGCTTGAAAAATATTTTTGTCATTAATAATTTTAAATTTTTGAATATTAATATTTTGTTTTGAAGTCATAGAAACAAGCTCAAGCTTTCCGACTTTCTTACCATCAACTTCAAGGGAGTCAATTTTGATATCTAAATTAGGTACTTTTTGGCTGCTTGAACTTTCTGTTGAGGATAATTTTTTAATTTCATTTGGAAGCTTAAGTCCATTTAGTCTCGCAGTTAGCTTGTTATCTTTTTCAGTCCATAAAAGATTACCTGATGTTTCGTTTGAGCTTATTTTAAATTTTGTACTGGCGTTAACTGGCGCTATTTCTATTTTAATATTATTAAATCGTCTATCAAAGAGGTCAGCATGTTTGAGTGTTATATCTGCTTTATCTATCTTAAAACCACTGCTACTTCCTTCTTCGCTATAAACACTTATAAAGTCATCTAGGTTTACATAGGGTAAATTAGCCTTGAGATAAAGTCCTTTTTGCATATTTGTATTAATGTCTGAGTTAATTGATATATAACCCTTGTCAATTGACATAATATTATTTTTTTCGATACGAGTTATTTTTGAACTCACAATATTGCTATATGTAAATTCAATTTGATCTGTTTTTGTATTATTTTGTTTTTTAGTAAAGTAAAACTTTTCTTCCTTATCGCGCGCTTTATTGAATGGAGCGGGGTAGCTCATTTCAATCCCTTTTAAATCAGAGGACAATTGTATATTGAGTAAGGGTTTTTTATATTCCAGGAGGCCTTCCCAATTTGCAGAGCCATTTAATTTTGAAAAACTTGTACCTAATTTTTCTGCAATACCTTTGTCAGTAAATTTTCCATTTAATTTAACTTTAATAGCCTTGCTTGAGTCTGCAACGAGTGAAATATTAGTATTGCCGCCAAACATGGTACCAGTCAGATTTTCAGTTTTGACATTTTTTTCGTCAAAAGTGACTAGGCCCTTAATTTTTTCTATTTTTGGAATTCCCACTGCAGGGTTAGCTAGATTGCTATCTAAAAATTGGTAATTACCCTTAAAAGTAATTGCATCAAGATTATCTATAGGGATATCAATATTTAATCTGAGTTTGCCTTCCCCAGACCCAGTTGCTTCATCAAATAAATGCTGAACAGATTCTTTTATGGGGCTGTTATTAATAAATTTAATAGCTTCACGTGTTGGGCTATTAAGTGTGCTTTGAAGATTT
This genomic interval carries:
- a CDS encoding PD-(D/E)XK nuclease family protein yields the protein MHSEQKPIYLCRNSKEAFKLSQHFNSKEKVMALNDFINNLFKKHPNINMPYRVLNGIEEKLLWESSIKQYKKSSFDLSNIESLSETASQANRLIDQFLIGENTLKSEERSEEHTFFNAWRLIFKKYCSDKKIITFNSLIKIAIEHITNKDISIDYPIHFVNFGFRTPIEESFIGACKTQIDVTFFEEPKIEPYIESRIFLNEEHECVQVVEWCKKQIELNKKILIVTPQLDQIIDRLTSLLDKTFHPKSFTPSLSQEKRIYQFSLNTPLFHLSIIYLNIKLIELSARGFFNIKELKNILSHNGWSDNQELCLRYRLINQLERKRRGNVSVHELIEILESTEGLNDLIPSLKKHLDQIQASHHQWKKKRTPSAWIKTFDEYLKSIQSSLLSPKDLYEEGIYEAWNKITETLTSLDNLLDEISIQDMLDILQYYLKKTTHHHQHEGNFKIDILGFHETTYEIYDATWIMNLNEHNWPAPHQYNPFIPIKIQHDGHINTHEKRHLHATNILDKFTHTSALVTLSYAKKMGEEEIFPSPILYTFISSKPHEDMNFNYKKNTFNQDVIEYIEDNTSIKIDVEQTVKSGIKLLEAQSICPAWAFYEFRLGAKQLEDDDEENLTTRLRGNLFHKTLEQFWMEYKSSFLVSALSKNELLNKIKDIAHKNISTEKKKYPRILSEFFNIEEMRLIHYLENWIQYELKRGDFEVKETEKNIPVHLGYLKFNIKIDRIDEVNQNTIVIDYKSGATKTLNEWFLNAYGELQMPFYALYASDKPIDAITIGIINTPKPQWIGIGRDIGLLKGIKDASCSSQYQSWDELLGFWKYRISDAVKSYEMGDATVRFAREKDMAYCHVKSILRLPERTLQFEEASNE
- the greB gene encoding transcription elongation factor GreB, with amino-acid sequence MAERKNYITKHGYQCLKDELDFLVKVDRPKVVADVSWAASNGDRSENGDYIYGKKRLRQIDARAKFLFGRIDEAVVIDPSTQEQQDKIFFGAWITLLNESDDSEYHFRIVGQDEIDTEKGFISWVSPIAKALLGKNLDDEVKVETPGGLVNFRIIGVSYHE
- the earP gene encoding elongation factor P maturation arginine rhamnosyltransferase EarP produces the protein MSNKSPIVCHLICKVIDFFGDIGVAWRIAKQLKVDFNIEVHLLVDDLVTTQRLIPSLDISLKKQMIDGINIYYCDFSDNSKSLPSPPAFVFNLFNIDLPALYKALMKTNKSKYIAIEYLSAEPWVDNFHLKPSIDPESGLIKTFFYPGFTRQTGGLIRERDLIGRREAFVQTRRDKVIKSFGGNPDLYSISLFYYPIQKIEAFLDVIDTMKKPIQFFIPQYLLDILKIKKNYQHLHIISYPFLSHDDFDDLLWSCNLNFVRGEDSWIRALWAGKPFIWQPYIQENNLHLIKLKAFLKRYCEDCEQKLSEILIKTHDDWSNNKFNEALWRDFFKYHASLESLALKRSHYFFKEPSFVESLVDYCSET
- the efp gene encoding elongation factor P is translated as MKIAQDLRAGNVIMVGTDPMVILKAEYNKSGRNSAVVKMKMKNLLTEAPSENVYNASDKFEVIVLDKKDVTYSYFSDPAYVFMDGEYNQYEIDPENMSEALNFLEDGMPCEVKFYNGKAISVELPNSVTREITYTEPAVKGDTSGKVMKPAKINTGFEVMVPLFCNTGDKIEIDTRTLEYKNRVL
- the tldD gene encoding metalloprotease TldD translates to MEHKIEYAKDLLLAQSGIEIHDLSKILNGMMSHGVDYADLYFQYTKNEYWGLEEGQVKSGSFSIDQGVGVRAVNKDKSAFAYSDDISIEALLSSSNIAKAIASKNLNQNHKLDQPKITSNLYNTQDPLSAVPAETKIKILEKIENFAKKMDERITKVTASIAGEYEVIFVINNEQKIAADIRPLVRLSINVIAESNGKREQGSSGGGGRFGFEYFSDDILKQYAQEAVHQAITNLDAKPAPAGSMTVVLGPGWPGILLHEAIGHGLEGDFNRKGSSAFSNKIGTQVAAKDITVVDDGTIKDRRGSLNIDDEGNETQRTVLIENGILKGYIQDTLNARLMNMPITGNARRESYAHLPMPRMTNTYMLNGTKTPEEIIKSVKKGIYAVNFGGGQVDITSGKFVFSAAEAWMIEDGKLLYPVKGATLIGNGPEVLKKVSMIGNDMSLDSGVGTCGKEGQSVPVGVGQPTMKIDGLVVGGTA
- a CDS encoding carbon-nitrogen hydrolase family protein → MAIKSKIKTTKARLVNKDIVKIAGIQMASGPDINSNLNEAENLITIAANQGAKIIALPEYFSIMTSKDSEKLKAREKPDQGIVQSFLSKQAKKHKVWIIGGSIPLVSKDKNKIRNSCLIYDDKGNLVHRYDKIHLFGFDMGEEYYREDKLIEAGSEIVVVDSPFGRIGIAICYDLRFPELFRAMKDIDLLVIPSAFTETTGKAHWEILIRARAIENQCYVLAPAQGGYHLSGRETHGNSIIVDPWGTILDKLARGSGVITGYLNKDYIKSIRKSLPALKHRTIK